A single region of the Cereibacter sphaeroides 2.4.1 genome encodes:
- a CDS encoding methyltetrahydrofolate cobalamin methyltransferase, with amino-acid sequence MTRTVLESKTKTVVIGFDEPFCVIGERINPTGRKKLAAELEAGDFSTVEKDALEQVACGATVLDVNSGAVFTNKMAEDPRYADNNFVEPPLMKELVARIQAITDVPLCIDSSVPGALEAGLSACEGRPLLNSVTGEEERLELVLPLVKKYNVPVVAISNDDTGISQDPDVRFAVAKKIVERAADFGIPAHDIVVDPLVMPVGAMASAGQQVFALVRRLRDELGVNTTCGASNVSFGLPNRHGVNAAFLPMAIGAGMTSAIMNPVRSVEMEAIRAANMLMNHDPNGSEWIRFSRILDAVKEGATFPEACAAQAAAGGRGRRRARA; translated from the coding sequence ATGACCCGTACCGTCCTCGAGTCCAAAACGAAAACCGTCGTCATCGGCTTCGACGAGCCCTTCTGCGTGATCGGCGAGCGCATCAACCCCACGGGGCGCAAGAAGCTGGCGGCCGAACTCGAGGCGGGCGATTTCTCGACCGTCGAGAAGGACGCGCTCGAGCAGGTCGCCTGCGGCGCCACGGTTCTCGACGTGAACTCCGGGGCGGTCTTCACCAACAAGATGGCCGAGGATCCGCGCTACGCCGACAACAACTTCGTCGAGCCGCCGCTGATGAAGGAACTCGTGGCCCGCATTCAGGCCATCACCGACGTGCCGCTCTGCATCGACAGCTCGGTGCCCGGCGCGCTCGAGGCGGGGCTCTCGGCCTGCGAGGGCCGGCCGCTGCTGAACTCGGTGACGGGCGAGGAAGAGCGGCTGGAGCTCGTCCTGCCGCTGGTCAAGAAGTACAACGTGCCGGTGGTGGCGATCTCGAACGACGACACCGGCATCAGCCAGGACCCCGACGTGCGCTTCGCCGTGGCGAAGAAGATCGTCGAGCGCGCGGCCGATTTCGGCATTCCCGCGCATGACATCGTGGTCGATCCGCTGGTGATGCCGGTCGGCGCCATGGCCTCGGCCGGCCAGCAGGTCTTCGCCCTCGTCCGCCGGCTGCGCGACGAGCTCGGCGTGAACACGACCTGCGGCGCCTCGAACGTCTCCTTCGGCCTGCCGAACCGGCACGGGGTCAACGCGGCCTTCCTGCCCATGGCCATCGGCGCGGGCATGACCTCGGCCATCATGAACCCGGTCCGCTCGGTCGAGATGGAGGCGATCCGCGCCGCCAACATGCTGATGAACCACGATCCGAACGGCAGCGAATGGATCCGCTTCTCGCGCATCCTCGATGCGGTCAAGGAAGGGGCCACCTTCCCCGAGGCCTGCGCCGCGCAGGCCGCCGCCGGCGGCCGCGGCCGTCGCCGCGCCCGCGCCTGA
- a CDS encoding virulence factor produces MPEVTIVYWRDIPAQVIVGRGRKGSKAPLPERFEQAIDRCAMKIGAKDSDAYLAEWRKATHDAEGEPEALARAEADRLDREYDAARLRALIDNDGRA; encoded by the coding sequence ATGCCCGAAGTCACCATCGTCTACTGGCGAGACATCCCGGCCCAGGTCATCGTGGGCCGCGGCCGGAAGGGCTCCAAGGCGCCCCTGCCGGAGCGTTTCGAACAGGCGATCGACCGCTGCGCCATGAAGATCGGCGCGAAGGACAGCGATGCCTACCTCGCCGAATGGCGCAAGGCCACGCACGACGCCGAGGGCGAGCCCGAAGCGCTCGCCCGCGCGGAGGCCGACCGTCTCGACCGCGAATACGATGCCGCGCGCCTCCGGGCGCTTATCGACAACGATGGCCGGGCCTGA
- a CDS encoding ASKHA domain-containing protein, translated as MSDPLVIFTPSGKRGRFPVGTPVLTAARQLGVDLDSVCGGRGICSKCQVQPGFGEFAKHGVTVARDALSDWNAVEERYRSKRGMIDGRRLGCQAQILSDVVIDVPPESQVHKQVIRKSAAEREIAMDPATRTLLVEVAEPDMHEPSGDFERLQAALREQWGVERVEADLSILRRLQPALRKGGWKVTVALHRGNHDAAPRILDLWPGFFEGPIHGLAIDLGSTTIAAHLCDLRDGRVLASSGLMNPQIRFGEDLMSRVSYAMMNPGGDVEMTRAVREAIDRLAAEIAAEAGVDPASIYELVFVCNPVMHHLLLGIDPVELGQAPFALATGSSLSLDARDLELSAVNPAAQVYVLPCIAGHVGADCAAVALAEEPQKSKDMVLIVDVGTNAEILLGNEARVLACSSPTGPAFEGAQISSGQRAAPGAIERVEIDAATKEPRFRVIGCDLWSDDPGFAEAAGPITGICGSGIIEAVAEMRMAGLLDARGLIGSAEQTGSPRCEPDGRTHSYLLHDASAAGGPRILVTQGDIRAIQLAKSALYAGAQLLMDEIGIEKVDRVVLAGAFGAHISPKHAMVLGMIPDVPLEKVLSAGNAAGTGARIALASVAARDAIEELVHRIHKVETAIEPRFQEHFVAANAIPHATAPFPCLRALVSLPEPAFNSGGGSERRRRRG; from the coding sequence ATGTCCGATCCGCTGGTCATCTTCACCCCCTCGGGCAAGCGCGGCCGCTTTCCGGTCGGAACGCCGGTCCTCACCGCCGCGCGCCAGCTGGGCGTGGATCTCGATTCGGTCTGTGGCGGGCGCGGGATCTGCTCGAAATGTCAGGTCCAGCCCGGCTTCGGCGAGTTCGCCAAGCACGGGGTGACGGTGGCGCGCGACGCGCTTTCCGACTGGAACGCGGTCGAGGAGAGGTATCGCTCGAAGCGCGGCATGATCGACGGCCGCCGGCTCGGCTGTCAGGCGCAGATCCTGTCGGACGTGGTGATCGACGTGCCGCCCGAAAGCCAGGTCCACAAGCAGGTGATCCGCAAGTCCGCCGCCGAGCGGGAGATCGCCATGGATCCCGCCACCCGCACCCTCCTCGTCGAGGTGGCCGAGCCCGACATGCACGAGCCCTCGGGCGATTTCGAGCGGCTGCAAGCCGCGCTGCGTGAACAGTGGGGCGTCGAGCGGGTCGAGGCCGACCTCTCGATCCTGCGCCGCCTCCAGCCCGCGCTGCGCAAGGGCGGCTGGAAGGTCACCGTGGCGCTCCACCGCGGCAATCACGATGCCGCGCCGCGGATCCTCGATCTCTGGCCCGGCTTCTTCGAGGGCCCCATCCACGGGCTGGCCATCGATCTCGGATCGACCACCATCGCGGCGCATCTCTGCGACCTGCGCGACGGACGGGTGCTCGCCTCGAGCGGCCTCATGAACCCCCAGATCCGTTTCGGCGAGGATCTGATGAGCCGGGTGAGCTACGCGATGATGAACCCAGGCGGCGATGTCGAGATGACCCGCGCCGTGCGCGAGGCCATCGACCGGCTCGCAGCCGAGATCGCGGCCGAGGCGGGCGTCGATCCGGCCTCGATCTACGAGCTGGTCTTTGTCTGCAATCCCGTCATGCACCATCTGCTGCTCGGCATCGACCCCGTGGAACTCGGTCAGGCGCCCTTCGCGCTCGCCACCGGCTCGAGCCTCTCGCTCGACGCCCGCGACCTCGAGTTGTCAGCTGTCAACCCGGCGGCGCAGGTCTATGTCCTGCCCTGCATCGCGGGCCATGTCGGGGCCGACTGCGCCGCGGTGGCTCTGGCCGAAGAGCCGCAGAAATCCAAGGACATGGTGCTGATCGTCGATGTGGGCACCAATGCCGAGATCCTGCTCGGCAACGAGGCGCGGGTGCTCGCCTGCTCCTCGCCCACCGGCCCTGCCTTCGAGGGCGCGCAGATCTCGTCGGGTCAGCGCGCGGCGCCCGGAGCCATCGAGCGGGTCGAGATCGACGCCGCCACCAAGGAGCCGCGCTTCCGCGTGATCGGCTGCGACCTCTGGTCGGACGATCCGGGCTTCGCCGAGGCCGCTGGACCCATCACCGGCATCTGCGGCTCGGGCATCATCGAGGCGGTGGCCGAGATGCGGATGGCGGGGCTTCTCGACGCGCGCGGCCTGATCGGATCGGCCGAGCAGACCGGCAGCCCGCGCTGCGAGCCCGACGGGCGCACCCATTCCTATCTCCTCCACGATGCCAGCGCCGCGGGCGGCCCGCGCATCCTCGTGACCCAGGGCGACATCCGCGCCATCCAGCTGGCCAAGTCCGCGCTCTACGCGGGGGCGCAGCTTCTGATGGACGAGATCGGCATCGAGAAGGTCGACCGCGTGGTTCTGGCCGGGGCCTTCGGCGCCCATATCAGCCCGAAGCACGCGATGGTGCTGGGCATGATCCCCGACGTGCCGCTCGAGAAGGTGCTGTCCGCCGGCAATGCCGCGGGCACGGGCGCCCGGATCGCCCTCGCCTCGGTCGCGGCGCGGGATGCGATCGAGGAGCTGGTCCACCGGATCCACAAGGTCGAGACCGCCATCGAGCCGCGCTTCCAGGAGCATTTCGTGGCGGCGAACGCCATCCCCCACGCGACCGCCCCGTTCCCCTGCCTGCGCGCGCTGGTCAGCCTGCCCGAGCCCGCCTTCAACAGCGGCGGCGGCAGCGAACGCCGGCGCCGGAGAGGCTGA
- a CDS encoding Ppx/GppA phosphatase family protein — translation MTPERPRGADAIPARDELIVGAAVEPSVTPPSDRGQLYAALDLGTNSCRMLIAQPRGSQFQVVDSFSKTVQLGVGLEASGRLSRASMGRTIQALRICQKKIEKHQVRRMRLVATEACRRARNARDFIRQIRRETGLALEIIAPEEEARLAVISCAPLVSRRTEQLLVVDIGGGSTELVWIDLSAVPRDDRPKAIMRLHSGFTPQGIGPEARVVDWISVPLGVATLKDQFGDVDDDAARFALMSWYFEENLASFSPYNAENPREGFQIIGTSGTITTVAASFLGLRRYDRTKVDGLHMTSDQIDTVIRDHLTLGPEGRRTDPRIGRERHSLIMSGAAILQALMRIWPTDRLSVADRGLREGLLYAQMSADGVLEDGPYK, via the coding sequence ATGACGCCCGAGCGTCCCAGGGGTGCGGACGCGATCCCGGCGCGCGACGAGCTGATCGTCGGCGCAGCAGTGGAACCTTCCGTCACCCCGCCAAGCGACCGGGGGCAGCTTTATGCGGCGCTGGACCTCGGCACCAACAGCTGCCGCATGCTGATTGCCCAGCCGAGGGGCAGTCAGTTTCAGGTCGTGGATTCCTTTTCCAAGACCGTGCAGCTCGGCGTCGGGCTGGAAGCCTCCGGCCGGTTGTCGCGCGCCTCGATGGGGCGCACGATCCAGGCGCTCAGGATCTGCCAGAAGAAGATCGAGAAGCATCAGGTGCGCCGGATGCGGCTGGTGGCGACCGAGGCCTGCCGCAGGGCCCGGAATGCGCGCGACTTCATCCGCCAGATCCGGCGCGAGACCGGCCTCGCGCTCGAGATCATCGCGCCCGAGGAAGAGGCGCGGCTGGCGGTGATCTCCTGCGCGCCGCTCGTCTCGCGGCGCACCGAGCAGCTTCTGGTGGTCGATATCGGCGGCGGCTCGACCGAGCTCGTCTGGATCGATCTCTCGGCCGTGCCGCGCGACGACCGGCCCAAGGCGATCATGCGGCTGCATTCGGGCTTCACCCCGCAGGGGATCGGGCCCGAGGCGCGGGTGGTGGACTGGATCTCGGTGCCGCTGGGGGTGGCGACCCTCAAGGACCAGTTCGGCGACGTGGACGACGATGCCGCGCGCTTTGCGCTGATGAGCTGGTATTTCGAGGAGAATCTCGCGAGCTTCTCGCCCTACAATGCCGAGAACCCGCGCGAGGGGTTCCAGATCATCGGCACCTCCGGCACGATCACCACGGTCGCGGCCTCGTTTCTCGGCCTGCGGCGCTACGACCGGACCAAGGTGGACGGGCTGCACATGACCTCGGACCAGATCGATACGGTGATCCGCGACCACCTGACCCTCGGCCCCGAGGGGCGGCGCACCGACCCGCGCATCGGACGCGAGCGGCATTCGCTCATCATGTCGGGCGCGGCGATTCTCCAGGCCCTGATGCGGATCTGGCCCACGGACCGGCTGTCGGTGGCCGACCGGGGCCTCCGCGAGGGGCTTCTCTATGCAC
- a CDS encoding methylenetetrahydrofolate reductase: MALFRLRREAAAPSALAPVEALLKGYSIEVMPRTAEKIADFRDLLPRGTRVYIAHIDGTPIEEMVATAKRLNAEGFPVMPHFPARIVKDRATLADWIARYRGEADVKQGLILAGGLRAPQGDFHSSMQLLETGLFDGFERLHVAGHPEGSKDIDPDGSDRMVMEALRWKQAFAERTDAKMAIATQFCFEPDPVIAWAERLAAEGIALPIHIGIAGPAKLQTMIKFAVACGVGPSMRVLQKRAMDVTKLLLPYEPTEFVTGIAAHKAKNHMFGIESVHFFPLGGIKTNAEWVTANGGRSGIPANMEKVEA; the protein is encoded by the coding sequence ATGGCGCTTTTCCGACTCCGCCGCGAGGCGGCCGCTCCCTCCGCTCTCGCCCCCGTCGAGGCGCTGCTGAAGGGCTATTCCATCGAGGTGATGCCGCGCACCGCCGAGAAGATCGCCGACTTCCGCGACCTCCTGCCCCGCGGCACCCGGGTCTATATCGCCCATATCGACGGCACGCCCATCGAGGAGATGGTGGCGACCGCGAAGCGCCTGAACGCCGAGGGTTTCCCGGTGATGCCGCACTTCCCCGCGCGCATCGTCAAGGATCGCGCGACGCTCGCCGACTGGATCGCCCGCTACCGCGGCGAGGCCGACGTGAAGCAGGGCCTCATCCTCGCCGGCGGTCTGCGCGCCCCGCAGGGCGACTTCCATTCCTCGATGCAGCTTCTCGAAACCGGCCTCTTCGACGGGTTCGAGCGGCTGCATGTGGCGGGCCACCCCGAGGGCTCGAAGGACATCGATCCCGACGGCTCCGACCGGATGGTGATGGAGGCGCTGCGCTGGAAACAGGCCTTCGCCGAGCGCACCGACGCGAAGATGGCCATCGCCACCCAGTTCTGCTTCGAGCCCGATCCGGTGATCGCCTGGGCCGAGCGTCTGGCCGCCGAAGGCATCGCGCTTCCGATCCATATCGGCATCGCCGGCCCCGCCAAGCTTCAGACCATGATCAAGTTCGCCGTGGCCTGCGGCGTCGGCCCCTCGATGCGCGTGCTTCAGAAGCGCGCCATGGATGTGACCAAACTGCTCCTGCCCTACGAGCCCACCGAATTCGTGACCGGGATCGCGGCGCACAAGGCCAAGAACCACATGTTCGGCATCGAGTCCGTGCATTTCTTCCCGCTTGGCGGGATAAAGACCAACGCCGAGTGGGTGACCGCGAACGGCGGCCGCTCCGGCATCCCGGCCAACATGGAAAAGGTTGAAGCATGA